In the Candidatus Binatia bacterium genome, one interval contains:
- a CDS encoding DUF4340 domain-containing protein has protein sequence MRFRTTLFLLVILAGLGAYLYWMELPRQQKEAEAKKLFNFKADDIVQVRMRFEDRNILLRKSDGAWRLVEPIEAPADEITVKNLLNTIAECEVKRELEDATDLKQFGLDPPFVTLEVKLKDRELPAVAVGKNTPVGFSAYLQRLDDRKVRLTTSAFRAGLDKQVKDFRDKAILNFSDDDVQRFSLVRADGTVTLVRKDGQWIVEQPGSNPADGPTVRSFLSTLRTMRAIDFPNDQPADLSPYGLDNPRLRIVLFLGKDQAEKHVLIGGENPEKKSEIYVQTSGVPTVYTVSDWVWRDLNKNPNDFRDKLVLGYDAEQLRAVQVTRADGSSFRVVAKDKDQWTVEGIDGKPALTVIRQWLQDIHDFRGYEIAADNPPDVAPYGLDKPMLTFDLFGAEQQALGSIRVGVVTTDQGSKEYYAVGSKGATVFKVRDYLVTRLNKSAQDLLEKPTPTPGGITPTPDNEVQTEDNELTEEDALD, from the coding sequence ATGCGTTTCCGCACTACATTGTTCCTCTTGGTCATTCTGGCTGGTCTCGGGGCCTACTTATACTGGATGGAGCTGCCTCGGCAGCAGAAGGAGGCAGAGGCCAAAAAGCTCTTCAACTTCAAAGCGGACGATATTGTGCAGGTCCGTATGCGCTTTGAGGACCGCAACATCCTTCTTCGTAAAAGCGATGGTGCGTGGCGGTTGGTTGAGCCCATCGAAGCGCCCGCAGACGAAATCACCGTCAAAAACCTTTTGAACACGATCGCGGAGTGCGAGGTAAAGCGGGAGCTCGAGGACGCAACGGACCTCAAGCAGTTTGGGCTGGACCCGCCCTTTGTCACGCTTGAGGTCAAGCTCAAGGACCGGGAATTACCCGCGGTCGCTGTGGGCAAGAACACGCCGGTCGGATTTTCCGCGTACCTCCAGCGTTTGGACGATCGCAAGGTGCGCCTGACCACCTCCGCGTTCCGCGCTGGGTTGGATAAGCAGGTCAAAGACTTCCGCGACAAGGCCATCCTCAACTTCAGCGACGACGACGTACAACGGTTCTCGTTGGTTCGCGCTGATGGCACTGTCACGCTGGTCCGGAAGGATGGCCAGTGGATCGTCGAGCAACCCGGAAGCAACCCCGCAGATGGGCCCACAGTGCGGTCGTTTCTATCGACCCTGAGAACGATGCGGGCGATCGATTTCCCGAACGACCAGCCAGCCGACCTTTCTCCCTACGGCCTGGACAACCCGCGGTTGCGCATCGTGCTGTTCCTCGGGAAAGACCAAGCGGAAAAGCATGTCCTCATCGGAGGAGAGAATCCGGAGAAGAAGTCGGAGATTTACGTACAAACCAGTGGCGTGCCTACCGTGTATACGGTCAGCGACTGGGTGTGGCGGGATTTGAACAAGAACCCGAACGATTTCCGCGACAAGCTTGTGCTCGGTTACGACGCGGAGCAGCTTCGCGCCGTCCAAGTGACTAGGGCGGATGGGTCGAGCTTTCGAGTGGTGGCCAAGGACAAGGACCAGTGGACTGTCGAGGGTATCGACGGCAAACCGGCACTCACCGTCATTCGCCAGTGGTTACAGGACATCCATGATTTCCGCGGTTACGAGATTGCGGCGGATAACCCGCCTGACGTAGCTCCCTACGGTCTAGACAAGCCAATGCTGACCTTCGATCTTTTCGGGGCCGAGCAACAAGCGCTTGGTTCTATTCGCGTGGGTGTTGTTACCACGGACCAGGGCTCGAAAGAGTACTATGCGGTGGGCTCCAAGGGAGCTACCGTGTTCAAGGTTCGTGATTACTTGGTCACACGACTCAACAAATCGGCCCAGGATCTTCTTGAAAAGCCAACTCCGACACCCGGCGGAATCACTCCCACGCCAGACAACGAAGTCCAAACAGAGGACAACGAACTCACCGAGGAAGACGCGCTAGACTGA
- the hisC gene encoding histidinol-phosphate transaminase yields the protein MKLPWIREAVRQLHPYVPGEQPQERGFIKLNTNENPYPPSPRVLEAIRTAANEDLRLYPDPSARAVREVAAERYGVSPEQILVGNGSDELLSLVVRACVDHGDVVAYPHPTYSLYDTLVQIQTGRIQRVPYGKDFCLPDGLEEMRPKLVFICHPNSPSGTAVEIDRIRALASRLPATLVVVDEAYVDFASASALPLIQELPNIVVLRTLSKSFSLAGLRIGLAVGRSQMIAELGKLKDSYNVDRLAIVGARAALEDYAWMQENVRRIRSTRERLIAALRSLGFEVPQSEANFVLARRRGERLDPLYRALRERRILVRYFDTPELEDALRITVGTDTEVDALVAALKEIESV from the coding sequence ATGAAACTCCCTTGGATTCGCGAGGCCGTGCGCCAGTTGCACCCTTATGTGCCAGGGGAGCAGCCACAGGAGCGCGGGTTCATCAAGCTCAACACCAACGAAAACCCTTACCCTCCCTCACCCCGCGTCCTGGAGGCGATCCGCACGGCCGCTAATGAGGACCTCCGCTTGTACCCTGACCCCAGCGCCCGAGCGGTAAGGGAAGTGGCCGCCGAGCGCTATGGAGTGAGCCCGGAACAGATTCTCGTCGGCAATGGTTCGGACGAGTTGCTTTCCCTGGTTGTTCGCGCCTGCGTCGATCACGGCGACGTGGTCGCGTACCCGCACCCGACGTACAGCCTGTACGACACACTGGTGCAAATTCAAACGGGTCGGATCCAGCGAGTGCCCTACGGGAAGGATTTCTGCCTACCCGATGGGTTGGAAGAGATGCGCCCTAAGCTCGTGTTTATTTGCCATCCTAATTCTCCGTCCGGCACAGCGGTCGAGATCGACCGGATCCGCGCTCTCGCGTCTCGCCTTCCGGCTACTCTGGTGGTGGTCGACGAAGCCTATGTAGACTTCGCATCGGCAAGCGCTCTGCCGCTGATTCAGGAGCTCCCAAACATCGTCGTGTTACGTACGCTATCGAAGTCGTTTTCTCTTGCAGGTTTGCGGATCGGCTTGGCAGTGGGACGCTCGCAAATGATTGCGGAGCTTGGCAAATTGAAAGACTCGTACAATGTGGATCGCTTGGCCATTGTTGGTGCTCGCGCAGCGCTCGAGGATTATGCCTGGATGCAGGAGAATGTCCGCCGCATCCGTAGCACGCGCGAGCGCTTGATCGCGGCGCTCCGCTCGCTCGGGTTCGAGGTGCCTCAGAGCGAGGCCAACTTCGTTCTAGCGCGACGTCGGGGAGAACGCCTCGATCCCCTGTATCGGGCCCTGAGGGAACGCCGTATTCTCGTGCGTTACTTCGACACCCCGGAGCTCGAGGATGCACTCAGGATCACGGTCGGGACGGACACGGAGGTGGATGCGCTGGTAGCCGCTCTCAAGGAGATCGAATCAGTCTAG
- the gltX gene encoding glutamate--tRNA ligase, whose protein sequence is MSVVRTRFAPSPTGYLHLGGARTALFNYLFARHHQGQFVLRIEDTDRERSTPESIQAILDAMAWLKLDWDEGPYYQSQRLALYLEHAERLLASGAAYRCYCTPEELEAKREQALKAGRKPMYDRTCRTRTDAPAGTPYAIRFKTPVDGVTVVNDLVKGHVAFENAELDDLIIVRSDGSPTYNLCVVVDDATMAITHVIRGDDHLTNTPKQILIYRALGYPIPAFAHVPQILGPDRTRLSKRHGATSVLAYREMGYLPDALVNYLVRLGWSYGDQEIFSRQELIDKFSLEHVGKSAGVYNAEKLEWVNFHYMKTTPAQELAQAVKPFIAARGYKVPGDDAWLAKMVATLQERAKTLVELVEIGRFYLVDEVELAPELVSKFLKPDILPALQQLRLRLSELDDWSPTTIQQAFERVMAEFRLNLGKIAQPVRVATTGGTVSPGIFEVLDVLGKAHTLKRLDRALALAQQATRPAQGQTA, encoded by the coding sequence ATGAGTGTTGTTCGCACTCGTTTCGCACCGAGTCCCACGGGTTACCTCCATTTAGGTGGCGCGCGCACCGCCTTGTTCAACTATTTGTTTGCCCGCCACCACCAGGGCCAGTTCGTGCTCCGCATTGAGGACACCGATCGCGAGCGCTCTACCCCCGAATCTATTCAGGCGATTCTCGACGCCATGGCTTGGCTTAAGCTCGATTGGGACGAGGGCCCTTACTACCAAAGCCAACGGCTCGCCTTGTACCTCGAGCATGCGGAGCGTTTGCTGGCTTCGGGGGCCGCCTATCGTTGCTACTGCACGCCAGAGGAGCTCGAGGCAAAGCGCGAGCAGGCGCTCAAAGCTGGCCGCAAGCCGATGTACGACCGCACCTGCCGCACGCGCACAGATGCACCCGCAGGAACGCCCTACGCGATTCGGTTCAAAACGCCCGTCGACGGCGTTACGGTCGTGAATGACTTGGTGAAAGGACACGTGGCGTTCGAGAATGCTGAGCTCGACGATCTCATTATTGTCCGCTCGGATGGCAGCCCCACATATAACCTGTGCGTGGTCGTTGACGATGCCACGATGGCAATTACCCATGTGATCCGGGGCGACGATCACCTCACGAACACACCTAAGCAAATTCTGATCTACCGGGCACTCGGATACCCCATTCCGGCGTTTGCTCACGTGCCGCAAATTCTCGGGCCTGACCGGACGCGTTTGAGCAAGCGTCACGGTGCCACTTCGGTGCTCGCCTACCGAGAGATGGGCTACTTGCCCGACGCCCTCGTCAACTACTTGGTGCGTCTCGGCTGGTCCTACGGCGACCAAGAAATCTTCAGCCGCCAAGAGCTCATCGACAAGTTTTCGCTCGAACACGTGGGCAAGTCCGCTGGGGTTTACAACGCGGAGAAGCTGGAGTGGGTGAATTTTCACTACATGAAAACCACGCCTGCCCAAGAGCTTGCGCAAGCAGTGAAGCCGTTTATCGCCGCACGGGGCTACAAGGTTCCCGGCGATGACGCTTGGCTGGCCAAGATGGTTGCTACCTTGCAGGAGCGGGCGAAGACCCTTGTAGAGTTGGTCGAGATTGGTCGCTTTTACCTGGTCGACGAGGTCGAGCTCGCGCCGGAGCTGGTATCGAAATTCCTGAAGCCGGACATCTTACCCGCCCTGCAGCAACTGCGGTTGCGGCTCTCGGAGCTTGATGACTGGTCTCCGACAACGATTCAGCAAGCTTTTGAACGAGTGATGGCAGAGTTCCGCCTCAACCTAGGGAAAATTGCGCAGCCTGTGCGCGTGGCTACCACTGGAGGCACGGTGAGTCCCGGAATTTTTGAGGTGCTCGACGTGCTGGGAAAGGCGCACACCCTCAAGCGTCTCGATCGGGCGCTCGCGCTCGCGCAGCAAGCCACACGACCCGCTCAGGGGCAGACAGCTTGA
- a CDS encoding DedA family protein, whose product MALEDLLAKYGLFAAYLGSVFEGDTVMILAGGLARYGLLYWPASWAMGTLGAVTADSLCFYLGCSGRRTKWASRFAVTKHRISGYGPWAITVARLIPGARVASMLFWGANGLAFSRFLLFDVLGCSLWAATFMACGWALAAQVENLLPKVARIEHRLIVLLAGAVITLLAWRLLLRGWRRSRERPSG is encoded by the coding sequence ATGGCATTGGAAGATTTGCTCGCCAAATACGGCCTCTTCGCTGCTTACCTGGGATCTGTTTTTGAGGGCGACACAGTGATGATCCTGGCCGGCGGGCTTGCACGGTACGGGCTTCTATATTGGCCCGCGTCTTGGGCCATGGGCACGCTCGGGGCCGTCACAGCGGACTCGTTGTGCTTCTACCTGGGCTGTTCAGGCCGGCGCACAAAGTGGGCGTCGCGATTCGCGGTCACGAAGCACCGCATATCCGGGTACGGTCCGTGGGCGATCACCGTTGCGCGCTTGATCCCGGGCGCACGAGTGGCAAGCATGCTGTTCTGGGGAGCCAATGGCCTAGCATTCTCTCGTTTTCTTTTGTTCGATGTCCTGGGCTGCAGTTTGTGGGCAGCGACGTTCATGGCATGCGGATGGGCCCTAGCAGCCCAGGTGGAAAACCTGCTTCCTAAGGTTGCTCGGATCGAGCATCGCCTCATCGTATTATTGGCCGGCGCGGTAATCACGCTCCTGGCCTGGCGGCTGTTGTTACGAGGGTGGCGACGTTCCCGGGAGCGACCCAGCGGGTAA
- a CDS encoding AMP-binding protein, whose product MRQARNLSELLRETAREHPQALAFRYGDESIRYQDWADYAARLAAFYWSLGLRPGDVIALLLPSTPFYLMAYLGAAQLGLVTAGMNLRYRRREISAILARSGARLLLGVRTGHEGVDFQRLIDEEAPGLPTLEHTIWIDPGDLADTGALVRRLSNGLGTAPDVDVDPDAPATIIFTSGTTGVPKGACYCHRNLLALAAIESRRYEAGLEPVRKHLAAGVSFAHLGTMARIAVQITNVAMSIVHDRFDPTAVLETIARERLPHLGAFPTQMLSLLDHPGRARYDLSCLRSILLGGAPVAPELIQRVQHELGAVVSVRYSSTEVGIATASLPSDPVEVLCATVGKPTAGVELRIVDPQNRPLPAGEIGEVVVRSPATMVGYWNDPDATARTIDSEGWVHTGDLGFLDKAGYLHLRGRANEMYIRGGFNVYPMEVENVLLQHPKVARVAMIGVPDRRLGEVGWAFVVPVDPNDPPTLEELRSFVGRELASFKRPDGLTIIRDMPLTPMFKPDKRALRQAWDEANARR is encoded by the coding sequence ATGCGGCAGGCACGCAATCTTAGCGAGCTGTTGCGGGAGACCGCGCGCGAACATCCGCAAGCTTTGGCCTTTCGTTATGGCGACGAATCGATCCGCTACCAAGACTGGGCGGACTACGCCGCGAGGCTGGCAGCCTTCTATTGGTCGTTAGGTTTGCGGCCAGGCGACGTTATCGCATTGCTACTGCCGTCGACCCCTTTTTACCTGATGGCGTACCTCGGAGCGGCACAACTGGGCTTGGTCACGGCGGGAATGAACCTCCGCTATAGGCGGCGGGAAATCAGCGCGATTTTGGCCCGCAGTGGAGCCCGTCTGCTGTTGGGCGTGCGAACGGGTCACGAGGGTGTCGACTTCCAGCGCTTAATCGACGAGGAGGCGCCTGGGTTGCCTACACTGGAACACACCATTTGGATCGACCCTGGGGACCTTGCGGATACAGGGGCGCTTGTCCGTAGGCTGTCCAACGGTCTCGGCACGGCACCAGATGTGGACGTCGACCCGGACGCACCAGCGACCATTATTTTTACCAGCGGCACCACCGGAGTCCCTAAAGGCGCGTGTTACTGCCATCGGAACTTGCTGGCATTGGCTGCGATCGAAAGTCGGCGTTACGAGGCGGGCCTCGAACCCGTGCGCAAGCATTTGGCTGCTGGTGTTTCTTTTGCTCACCTGGGCACGATGGCGCGGATCGCCGTTCAGATCACGAACGTTGCAATGTCGATCGTGCACGATCGTTTTGACCCCACGGCCGTCTTAGAGACAATCGCGCGCGAGCGGCTCCCTCATCTCGGTGCCTTCCCCACGCAAATGCTGAGTTTGCTCGACCACCCTGGGCGAGCACGCTATGACCTGTCGTGCTTAAGGAGCATTTTGCTCGGGGGGGCTCCGGTGGCTCCAGAGCTAATTCAACGCGTGCAGCACGAGCTCGGCGCTGTGGTGAGCGTACGTTACTCCTCGACTGAGGTCGGAATCGCTACGGCGTCGCTGCCGAGTGACCCTGTCGAAGTGCTCTGCGCCACCGTGGGAAAACCCACCGCAGGAGTGGAGCTGCGGATTGTCGATCCGCAGAATCGCCCGCTGCCTGCAGGAGAAATTGGTGAGGTCGTGGTGCGCTCGCCAGCCACCATGGTGGGTTATTGGAACGATCCTGACGCAACGGCGCGCACCATCGACTCCGAAGGATGGGTGCATACCGGCGACTTGGGATTTCTCGACAAGGCGGGGTATCTCCACTTACGTGGGCGCGCCAACGAGATGTACATTCGTGGCGGTTTCAACGTTTACCCCATGGAAGTGGAGAACGTCTTGCTCCAGCATCCAAAAGTGGCTCGTGTGGCGATGATAGGCGTTCCCGACCGCCGCCTCGGTGAAGTTGGTTGGGCGTTTGTTGTTCCGGTAGACCCGAACGACCCACCCACGCTGGAGGAGTTGCGCAGCTTCGTGGGCCGAGAACTGGCGAGTTTTAAAAGGCCGGACGGCCTGACCATCATTCGCGATATGCCACTCACTCCGATGTTCAAGCCGGACAAACGTGCACTTCGCCAAGCGTGGGACGAGGCGAACGCTCGTCGGTAG
- a CDS encoding CoA transferase — MALLDKGHRVESRSNTNLSGFRILDCTEEPGYLAGKLLAELGAEVIKVEPPDGDPGRYRAPFIGEVPNPELSVPWLALNTSKLSVTLDLAKPQDRALFLRLVATADALVESAGADVRTGPRAHGIHDADLRRANPQLVICRLSPFGTEGPYANRRGSDLTIVALGGNLYPTGNPDRAPVRCSLPVSHFHGGIELAVATVFALWGRITAGVAETVDVSLQECLTIPNMTTPTQFPFTGFTGKRVGGGFRGAKAFFRELWRCKDGWISFALRGGPARNPGIQALVEYIRECGMDDPALNRDWKNYNHNTISQDDVNAIEAALESFFRTQTMEELFRVACERNLLLAPAFSAREIVRSRQLAARDFFLDLEDPGRGLVLRYPACFARTSLGPARIRHPAPRIGEHNRKVFSALPHISTEGSPLS; from the coding sequence ATGGCACTCCTTGATAAGGGCCACCGCGTGGAATCCCGGAGCAACACCAACTTATCTGGATTTCGAATTCTCGACTGTACCGAAGAGCCGGGCTATTTGGCTGGGAAACTGCTCGCCGAGCTTGGAGCAGAAGTCATCAAGGTTGAGCCGCCCGATGGTGACCCGGGGCGTTACCGCGCCCCATTTATAGGGGAAGTGCCCAATCCGGAGTTGTCCGTTCCGTGGCTCGCACTCAATACCAGCAAGCTGAGCGTCACCCTGGACTTGGCCAAACCGCAGGACCGTGCTCTCTTCTTGCGTTTGGTCGCGACTGCTGACGCCCTGGTGGAAAGCGCCGGAGCCGATGTGCGCACTGGACCGCGGGCGCATGGGATCCATGATGCTGACTTACGCCGAGCCAATCCTCAACTCGTGATCTGTCGCCTCAGCCCCTTCGGCACCGAAGGCCCATACGCCAACCGGCGAGGGTCGGATCTTACAATTGTGGCATTAGGAGGGAATTTATACCCCACAGGAAACCCGGACCGTGCACCCGTGCGCTGTTCTCTACCGGTTTCGCACTTTCACGGGGGCATTGAGTTAGCGGTCGCAACCGTCTTCGCTTTGTGGGGCAGAATCACGGCGGGCGTGGCAGAAACCGTCGATGTTTCCCTACAAGAGTGTCTCACCATTCCAAACATGACCACCCCAACGCAGTTTCCGTTCACCGGCTTTACCGGGAAAAGGGTTGGTGGAGGCTTTCGTGGAGCCAAGGCATTCTTCCGCGAGCTGTGGCGCTGCAAAGATGGCTGGATCTCTTTCGCATTACGGGGCGGTCCAGCTCGCAACCCCGGAATTCAAGCACTTGTGGAATACATCCGTGAGTGCGGCATGGACGACCCCGCGTTAAATCGCGACTGGAAAAACTACAACCACAACACAATTTCTCAGGACGACGTCAACGCGATCGAGGCAGCGCTGGAATCGTTCTTTCGCACGCAGACCATGGAAGAACTGTTTCGTGTGGCGTGTGAGCGAAATCTGTTGCTTGCGCCCGCGTTTAGTGCGCGGGAAATTGTCCGGTCGCGCCAACTGGCTGCGCGTGACTTTTTTCTCGACCTCGAAGATCCTGGCCGTGGGTTGGTATTGCGCTACCCCGCCTGTTTCGCCCGAACTAGTCTTGGGCCAGCGCGGATTCGCCACCCGGCGCCGCGGATCGGCGAACACAATCGTAAGGTGTTCAGCGCTTTGCCCCACATCTCTACCGAAGGTTCTCCTTTGAGTTGA
- a CDS encoding CoA transferase: MPIRLFDQIKILEFGGGAAGPLATRYFADHGAIVVRVESRVRPDFVRLLRYTPGDPAGLDGSHMFAMLNVNKLGIALDMSRPRAREVALRLVDWCDVLAENFAPGTMAKWGLDYDTLAARKPNLIMVSTCLNGQTGPERNYPGFGGQGSALAGFNHLTGWPDREPLGPYGTITDSLSPRFVALLVGSALIHRQRTGQGQYIDLSQVEAGIVCLTENILTYTATGEVLQRCGNRSRYAAPHGVFRCAAEGDDDDRWIAIAVHNDADWQTLRTVMGDPEWARDSRFDTVSGRLAHAEELEEKLESWTRQHQARELADRLLGAGIDAAVVSNFAELLADPQLAARQHFRTVEHPVIGSHLCERNAIRFSETVEVEYRPAPRVGEHTEYVCRQLLGMSAKEYEELAESGVFQ, encoded by the coding sequence ATGCCAATCCGTTTGTTCGACCAGATTAAGATCCTAGAGTTTGGCGGTGGCGCCGCCGGCCCGCTGGCAACACGTTACTTTGCGGATCACGGTGCGATCGTTGTCCGGGTGGAGTCGCGGGTGCGACCGGACTTTGTCCGACTCCTTCGTTACACGCCCGGAGACCCAGCTGGGCTCGATGGCAGCCACATGTTTGCCATGCTCAATGTCAACAAGCTGGGCATCGCTTTGGACATGTCACGCCCACGGGCGCGAGAAGTGGCCCTTCGGCTGGTAGACTGGTGCGACGTGCTTGCAGAGAACTTTGCTCCCGGAACCATGGCCAAGTGGGGGCTGGACTATGACACCCTGGCTGCGCGGAAGCCCAACCTCATTATGGTGAGTACATGTTTGAACGGACAGACCGGCCCAGAGAGAAACTACCCCGGGTTTGGCGGCCAAGGCTCAGCCCTTGCCGGGTTCAATCATTTGACTGGCTGGCCCGACCGTGAACCACTCGGACCCTATGGCACGATCACCGACTCCTTATCGCCAAGATTCGTCGCCCTGCTCGTAGGCTCTGCGCTTATCCATCGCCAGCGCACTGGACAGGGCCAATACATTGATCTCTCGCAGGTCGAAGCAGGAATTGTGTGCCTGACCGAAAACATTCTGACGTACACCGCAACCGGCGAAGTGCTACAACGGTGCGGAAATCGCTCGCGCTATGCCGCGCCCCACGGCGTGTTTCGGTGTGCCGCAGAAGGCGACGACGATGATCGCTGGATTGCCATTGCCGTTCACAACGATGCAGATTGGCAAACCTTGCGGACCGTGATGGGCGATCCAGAATGGGCCCGAGACTCGCGCTTTGACACTGTGAGCGGCCGCCTCGCCCATGCTGAAGAGCTGGAAGAAAAACTCGAAAGTTGGACCCGCCAACATCAAGCGCGGGAATTGGCAGATCGCCTACTCGGAGCTGGCATAGATGCTGCCGTGGTGTCTAACTTCGCAGAGCTGCTTGCAGATCCTCAGCTTGCGGCGCGCCAGCACTTCCGTACCGTCGAGCATCCGGTCATTGGCTCTCATCTATGTGAGCGGAATGCGATCCGCTTCTCTGAGACGGTGGAGGTAGAGTATCGCCCTGCGCCGCGGGTCGGAGAGCATACGGAGTACGTCTGCAGGCAGCTCTTGGGTATGAGTGCCAAGGAGTACGAAGAGCTTGCCGAGTCGGGGGTTTTTCAATGA
- a CDS encoding cysteine hydrolase, with the protein MTNEKYSQSWHLDVEHTALCIVEMQNDIVHESNIGKRGISGVLAEAVAQRGVLPRLREVLLASRAVNVPVFYINVSNKPGLPRPNTLLHKRTGRNPLLIEGTWGVQVHEMLAPVPSDFVLERCVGIDGSYGTQLYPLLRLLGKSVLLVAGVSTNLAVEGLVRGSVNRGFEVLVIEDCCASYPETWHRFSVENILPLIATVTDAATVLAKLRTHQHQD; encoded by the coding sequence ATGACCAATGAAAAATACTCCCAATCTTGGCATCTTGATGTTGAGCACACGGCACTTTGCATCGTCGAGATGCAAAACGACATTGTGCACGAATCCAACATTGGCAAGCGGGGCATTAGTGGTGTGCTGGCCGAAGCCGTTGCACAACGTGGCGTTTTACCGCGTTTGCGTGAGGTGCTCCTGGCGTCGCGCGCCGTAAATGTTCCAGTGTTCTATATCAACGTGTCCAACAAACCAGGCTTACCGAGGCCCAACACTCTGTTGCATAAGCGAACCGGCCGGAACCCGCTGTTGATCGAGGGCACCTGGGGTGTACAAGTTCACGAAATGCTCGCCCCAGTTCCATCCGACTTCGTGCTGGAGCGGTGCGTCGGCATTGACGGTTCCTATGGCACGCAGCTTTATCCCCTACTGCGGCTCCTCGGCAAATCGGTGCTCCTCGTCGCGGGCGTCTCCACAAATCTCGCCGTGGAGGGCCTGGTGCGGGGGTCTGTCAACCGTGGTTTCGAGGTGTTGGTGATTGAAGACTGTTGCGCAAGTTACCCCGAGACCTGGCACCGGTTCTCTGTAGAGAACATCCTGCCACTTATCGCCACTGTTACCGATGCTGCCACCGTGCTCGCAAAGCTGCGCACCCATCAGCACCAGGATTGA
- a CDS encoding FAD-dependent oxidoreductase, which produces MVSSRKRRVLIVGGVAGGASCAARLRRLDEECEIVLFDRGPHVSFANCGLPYYVGNVITEERRLLVATRELFYQRFNIDVQTLTEARAIDRAERLLRVCDLRTGKERLESYDALVLAPGAAAIRPSCPGVELPGIFSVRSIPDSRAIRSWIEDKKPERAVVVGGGLIGLEMVENLAQRGLKVCVLEKLNQLVPPLDPEMAAWVTQHLEDQGVEVHLGDGLHHLEQSGENLVAVTDSGCRYPAGLVILALGVRPEVQLAREAGLAIGPRGGIIVDQQMRTSDPHIWAVGDAVEVHDVVTGQETILPLAGPANRQGRIAADAIAGRPSRFRGVQGTAIVGIFGLTVACTGATEKGLRRAGVENFRVVYLHPGHHAGYYPGAKPIHLKLLFSVADGRVLGAQAVGYEGVDKRIDVIATAIQFGGTVDDLAEAELCYAPQYGAAKDPVNVAGMIAQNVLRGDVELADWQNLGRGDILLVDVREQDEFAAGHIPGAVSVPLSQLRQRYIALPRDRKLYVYCGVGQRAYFATRFLSQLGYEAANLSGGYATYLAMRSAGLLPRD; this is translated from the coding sequence ATGGTCAGCTCACGAAAAAGGCGGGTGTTAATCGTCGGTGGAGTTGCAGGCGGCGCTTCCTGTGCAGCGCGGCTACGGCGGTTGGACGAGGAGTGCGAGATCGTGCTGTTCGACCGTGGCCCCCACGTGTCGTTCGCGAATTGCGGTCTGCCCTATTACGTAGGCAACGTGATTACAGAAGAACGCCGCTTGCTCGTCGCCACGAGGGAACTCTTCTATCAGCGCTTCAACATCGACGTGCAAACCCTGACTGAGGCCCGAGCGATCGACCGCGCTGAGCGCCTGCTTCGCGTATGTGACCTGCGAACCGGCAAGGAGCGGCTCGAATCCTATGACGCCCTTGTTCTCGCCCCGGGAGCGGCGGCCATCCGTCCCTCCTGCCCCGGGGTCGAGCTACCAGGGATTTTCTCCGTTCGCAGCATTCCGGACTCTCGGGCAATTCGATCGTGGATCGAGGACAAGAAGCCCGAAAGGGCCGTGGTTGTAGGTGGGGGGCTCATCGGGCTCGAGATGGTGGAGAACCTGGCCCAGAGAGGTCTGAAAGTATGCGTTCTCGAGAAGCTCAATCAACTCGTACCACCGCTCGATCCGGAGATGGCGGCATGGGTCACACAGCACTTAGAAGATCAGGGAGTCGAGGTTCACCTTGGCGATGGGCTGCATCACCTGGAACAGTCCGGAGAGAACTTAGTCGCGGTAACCGATAGTGGTTGCCGATATCCGGCGGGGCTCGTGATCTTAGCTTTGGGTGTGCGCCCTGAAGTACAGTTGGCCCGTGAGGCTGGCTTGGCCATTGGCCCCCGCGGCGGAATTATCGTTGACCAGCAGATGCGCACCTCCGACCCTCACATCTGGGCTGTCGGCGATGCAGTCGAAGTTCACGATGTCGTGACCGGACAAGAAACTATTTTGCCCCTCGCTGGGCCAGCAAACCGCCAAGGTCGGATTGCTGCCGATGCGATCGCCGGCCGCCCGAGTAGGTTCCGTGGTGTTCAAGGCACAGCGATTGTCGGAATCTTCGGTCTTACAGTGGCATGCACTGGAGCAACGGAGAAAGGACTCAGACGCGCGGGGGTGGAAAACTTTCGCGTCGTTTACCTCCACCCTGGTCACCATGCAGGCTACTACCCCGGGGCCAAGCCAATCCACCTAAAACTTCTTTTCTCGGTCGCCGACGGCCGAGTGCTTGGCGCCCAAGCTGTTGGCTACGAAGGCGTGGATAAGCGCATTGACGTGATTGCCACTGCAATCCAGTTCGGGGGAACCGTCGACGATCTCGCTGAAGCGGAGCTTTGCTACGCACCACAGTACGGGGCGGCCAAGGACCCAGTCAACGTTGCAGGCATGATTGCGCAAAACGTGCTCCGTGGTGATGTGGAGCTCGCTGATTGGCAAAACCTCGGGCGCGGGGACATTCTTCTCGTCGATGTCCGCGAGCAGGACGAGTTTGCCGCGGGCCACATTCCCGGAGCGGTTTCGGTTCCGCTGTCGCAGCTCCGCCAGCGGTACATCGCACTTCCTCGCGACCGGAAGCTCTACGTGTACTGTGGCGTGGGACAGCGTGCTTATTTTGCGACGCGCTTCCTTAGCCAACTTGGATATGAGGCCGCGAATTTGTCCGGCGGGTACGCCACCTACCTCGCCATGCGCAGCGCAGGGCTGTTGCCCCGGGATTAG